In the genome of Leptospiraceae bacterium, one region contains:
- a CDS encoding energy-coupling factor ABC transporter ATP-binding protein, whose product MTQPIVQVQKIKFFYKNSQNPIFHHLEFSIQPGQKIALMGVNGSGKSTLLKILNGILFPQEGEYFFDQQKITKQRLKNKEFHLEFRKRCALLFQNFEFMLFHFKVIDDLIFTLKILDYSKVEIQRRLEIWSERFQVQELLNENPLFLSSGQKKRVVLTSLFMLEADLLLLDEPFDNLDPIHTGVLVDVIKQSKSTILFTTHNFELSKEICDHLWILHPKYNLLYQGSFDDFFSNNEVLYKSELFHFHSEKDSAHIHSWNS is encoded by the coding sequence ATGACTCAACCTATAGTTCAAGTTCAAAAGATAAAGTTTTTTTATAAAAATTCACAAAATCCCATTTTTCATCATTTAGAATTTTCTATACAACCTGGTCAAAAGATTGCTTTGATGGGAGTCAATGGTTCAGGAAAATCAACATTATTAAAGATTTTGAATGGAATCTTATTTCCTCAAGAAGGAGAATATTTTTTTGATCAACAAAAAATTACAAAGCAAAGACTAAAAAACAAAGAGTTTCATCTTGAATTCCGAAAGCGTTGTGCACTTTTGTTCCAAAATTTCGAATTTATGCTGTTCCATTTTAAAGTGATTGATGATTTGATATTCACTTTGAAAATCTTGGATTATTCCAAAGTTGAAATTCAAAGAAGATTAGAAATTTGGAGTGAGCGTTTTCAAGTTCAAGAACTTCTGAATGAAAATCCTCTTTTTTTGAGTAGTGGGCAAAAAAAAAGAGTGGTATTAACTTCTTTGTTTATGTTGGAGGCTGATTTGTTGTTATTGGATGAACCATTTGACAATTTAGACCCTATCCACACGGGGGTTCTTGTGGATGTAATCAAACAAAGCAAAAGCACAATTTTATTTACTACTCATAATTTTGAGCTTTCAAAAGAAATTTGTGATCATTTATGGATATTGCATCCTAAATATAATTTGCTTTACCAAGGGAGTTTTGATGATTTTTTTAGTAATAATGAGGTTTTATACAAATCTGAACTATTCCACTTTCATTCCGAAAAGGATTCAGCTCATATTCATAGTTGGAATAGCTAA
- a CDS encoding polyhydroxyalkanoate synthesis regulator DNA-binding domain-containing protein produces MLIIKKYSNRRLYDVQTSKIITLDKIVEYILHGEEIVVIDNKTGKDITSKVLAQTFMKLASKNKNDDFTKFLFYSLIRELKSNLANFLSRLIQGGIGTEFLNTERLTKIVEEFIGKGELTIHEKESYLRQIHEKLQNQNQLLDELIRKEILKNPEYIEKLFQYLDKRESK; encoded by the coding sequence ATGTTAATAATAAAGAAATACAGTAATCGAAGGCTATACGATGTTCAAACCAGTAAAATCATCACCTTGGATAAAATTGTAGAGTATATACTTCATGGTGAAGAGATCGTAGTCATTGATAACAAAACAGGAAAGGACATCACATCAAAGGTTTTAGCTCAAACCTTCATGAAGCTGGCATCTAAAAACAAAAATGATGATTTTACCAAATTTCTTTTTTATTCCCTCATTCGAGAACTTAAAAGTAATTTGGCAAACTTTTTGAGTCGACTCATCCAAGGTGGGATTGGAACAGAATTTCTAAATACCGAAAGGTTAACGAAAATTGTTGAAGAATTCATCGGAAAAGGAGAATTAACAATTCACGAAAAAGAATCCTACTTAAGGCAAATTCATGAGAAACTACAAAATCAAAATCAACTTTTGGACGAACTAATCCGAAAAGAAATCCTCAAAAACCCCGAGTATATAGAAAAACTTTTTCAATATTTGGACAAAAGAGAATCAAAATAA
- a CDS encoding lipoyl domain-containing protein — MLIQKKIVPLLVPDIGEPDKIELVQWNIKEGDIVKEGQELCELVTSKASFPLESPFEGRIIKIHKQEGETVQIGEELAIIEISISS, encoded by the coding sequence ATGTTAATCCAAAAAAAAATCGTTCCCCTTTTGGTTCCAGACATCGGAGAGCCTGATAAGATTGAACTGGTTCAATGGAACATAAAAGAAGGTGATATAGTCAAAGAAGGACAAGAACTCTGTGAACTTGTGACCTCCAAAGCTTCTTTTCCTCTTGAGTCTCCGTTCGAAGGTAGGATCATCAAAATACATAAACAAGAAGGGGAAACCGTTCAAATTGGGGAAGAATTAGCCATCATTGAAATTTCTATTTCGTCATAA
- a CDS encoding aminotransferase class I/II-fold pyridoxal phosphate-dependent enzyme yields MRFHLSDFGSLYQNDSGIFLLMEDLDQALNQNPNIYMLGGGNPGFIAEIQEYFYKKFKLFLENKKDFFQSIGIYDSPLGNVEFRKELAGFFNHLWSWDISEDHIAIMQGSQNAFFILLNIFSGWSKQLKQTLKVYFPLVPEYIGYENIPIQEDAVISTLGKRRQVDNYHFYYELDKDEILKTIETDGSIGCMIISNPTNPTGKVFSLEELRFLKTIADDYRIPVILDFAYGEPFPGIVYKKQEFLYSENFIYVFSFSKTGLPGLRAGFVIANPDIISIIGRIQAIHHLAPSRIASFVLKGAFENLEFYHLCSQYIKPFYEKRRNLALSLLTKYFSSDEIQIHQSEGAFFVWVEFPKLKIPIMDLYEILKKHSLIIVPGKFYFVGNSAHANETKAIRISFSQAEETIEKGIEILAKITKSYIDTSIQESILK; encoded by the coding sequence ATGAGGTTTCATTTATCTGATTTTGGTTCTTTGTATCAAAATGATTCTGGGATTTTTCTTTTAATGGAAGATTTAGATCAAGCTCTTAATCAGAATCCCAATATTTACATGTTGGGAGGTGGAAATCCGGGATTTATTGCCGAAATACAGGAATATTTTTATAAAAAATTTAAACTTTTTTTAGAAAACAAAAAGGATTTCTTTCAATCCATTGGGATTTATGACTCACCATTAGGAAATGTTGAGTTTCGAAAAGAGCTGGCAGGTTTCTTTAATCACCTTTGGTCCTGGGATATTTCCGAAGATCACATTGCCATAATGCAGGGTAGCCAAAATGCTTTTTTTATTTTACTCAACATTTTTTCTGGTTGGAGTAAGCAACTAAAACAAACCCTCAAAGTATATTTTCCCTTAGTGCCAGAATACATTGGCTATGAAAATATACCCATTCAAGAGGATGCTGTTATATCGACTTTGGGGAAAAGGCGTCAAGTCGATAACTATCATTTTTACTATGAACTGGATAAAGATGAAATTTTAAAAACAATTGAAACCGATGGTTCTATTGGCTGTATGATCATTTCCAATCCTACCAATCCAACAGGGAAGGTGTTTTCTCTTGAGGAATTGAGATTTCTCAAAACCATTGCCGATGACTATCGTATCCCTGTGATTTTGGATTTTGCGTATGGTGAGCCCTTCCCCGGCATTGTCTATAAGAAACAAGAATTTCTTTATTCAGAAAACTTTATTTATGTTTTTAGCTTTTCGAAGACAGGTTTGCCGGGTTTGAGGGCTGGCTTTGTTATCGCTAATCCTGATATTATTTCCATCATTGGTAGGATCCAAGCCATCCATCATTTGGCACCATCTCGAATAGCGTCCTTTGTTTTGAAGGGTGCCTTCGAGAATTTGGAATTTTATCATTTGTGTTCCCAGTACATCAAGCCATTTTATGAAAAACGAAGAAATCTCGCATTGTCATTACTTACAAAATATTTTTCCTCAGATGAAATTCAAATACACCAATCCGAAGGTGCCTTTTTCGTGTGGGTAGAATTTCCAAAGTTAAAAATCCCCATCATGGATTTGTATGAGATTTTAAAAAAACATTCGCTGATTATTGTGCCTGGAAAGTTTTATTTTGTTGGAAATTCTGCCCATGCAAACGAAACCAAAGCAATTCGTATTAGTTTTTCTCAAGCCGAAGAAACCATCGAAAAAGGAATAGAGATTTTAGCAAAAATCACAAAATCCTATATTGATACTTCTATTCAAGAAAGTATTTTAAAGTAA
- a CDS encoding energy transducer TonB, with translation MKWNKIQNYIEKKIIKGDSFFLFMVLFHLLVLGVLFTSRNPKDVYSLAGENRVLLPVQLYEKKATKTQTVPIITSEEMPTTQTNSQTSHQQDIQGSEGNLQNHYVARVLQKIESKKQYPKVELFFGREGHVKVKIIIHKNGHLGQLEVIEGTNNNFIQETLNTIHRASPFEPFPAELQNKEFLELVITLKYFLE, from the coding sequence ATGAAGTGGAATAAAATTCAAAATTACATAGAAAAAAAAATCATCAAGGGTGATAGTTTTTTTTTGTTTATGGTTTTGTTTCATCTTTTGGTTCTTGGTGTTCTTTTTACAAGCAGAAATCCTAAAGATGTTTATTCCTTAGCAGGAGAAAATCGCGTCCTTTTGCCGGTTCAACTTTACGAAAAAAAAGCAACAAAAACCCAAACAGTTCCAATAATTACCTCTGAAGAAATGCCCACTACACAAACAAATTCTCAAACATCACACCAACAAGACATACAAGGTTCAGAAGGAAACCTTCAAAATCACTACGTTGCTAGGGTTCTACAAAAGATTGAAAGTAAAAAACAATACCCAAAAGTAGAATTATTTTTTGGAAGAGAAGGACATGTGAAGGTCAAAATCATCATTCATAAAAATGGACATCTGGGACAGCTCGAAGTGATTGAGGGGACAAACAACAATTTTATTCAAGAAACCCTCAACACAATCCATCGAGCATCCCCTTTTGAACCTTTCCCTGCAGAACTTCAAAACAAAGAGTTCTTGGAATTAGTGATTACTTTAAAATACTTTCTTGAATAG
- a CDS encoding biopolymer transporter ExbD, which produces MNKFEYKKKSFNIDITPLVDVIFLVIIFLILNVGKIHSFLNIQLPKSEVNLIEVKGKIPTISIVYEKNHYEIYWNQQIISLNQISEFLIQSHTEKIILKADKDVPYGIVVRVLSEIKKSKSVELLLEYEVE; this is translated from the coding sequence ATGAACAAGTTTGAGTATAAAAAGAAAAGTTTCAACATCGATATAACTCCTCTTGTAGATGTGATTTTTCTTGTGATTATTTTTCTGATTTTGAATGTAGGGAAAATTCACTCTTTTTTGAATATCCAACTTCCGAAATCAGAAGTTAATCTTATTGAGGTAAAAGGGAAAATCCCCACTATATCAATTGTTTATGAAAAAAATCACTACGAAATATATTGGAACCAGCAAATCATCAGCCTCAATCAAATTTCTGAATTTTTGATTCAATCCCATACAGAAAAAATCATTTTGAAAGCTGATAAAGACGTTCCTTATGGAATTGTAGTTAGAGTTCTTTCAGAAATCAAAAAATCCAAAAGTGTAGAGCTACTATTAGAATATGAAGTGGAATAA
- a CDS encoding MotA/TolQ/ExbB proton channel family protein → MNELIDLFFKGGFLMWPMLFQVILSLSIFLERIIFLFYTSINKTKLLELIELIQYQKLKIDEIWSHIEREFPKKTKTNETLILIKTILEKKQNSEPQIQIQGEELLQNLQKRISVLVLNAQTAPLIGLLGTVIGMIQSFQNISFEDGQIQPERIAEGIWVAMITTAFGLIIAITSYVFYFILDKIVEKRISMMNTALSLRFSFYEQV, encoded by the coding sequence ATGAATGAACTAATTGATTTGTTTTTTAAAGGCGGATTTTTAATGTGGCCAATGCTTTTTCAAGTAATTTTATCTTTGAGCATCTTTTTAGAAAGAATTATTTTTCTCTTTTACACATCCATCAATAAAACAAAACTTCTCGAACTTATCGAACTAATCCAATACCAAAAACTCAAAATCGACGAAATCTGGAGTCATATCGAAAGAGAATTCCCAAAGAAAACCAAAACAAACGAAACCCTAATCCTTATAAAAACCATTTTAGAAAAAAAACAAAACTCAGAACCTCAAATCCAAATCCAAGGAGAAGAACTCTTACAAAACCTGCAAAAACGAATCTCAGTGTTGGTGCTGAATGCTCAGACCGCACCGTTAATAGGACTTTTGGGAACTGTGATTGGAATGATTCAATCATTTCAAAACATTTCCTTCGAGGATGGGCAAATACAACCTGAGCGTATTGCCGAGGGTATTTGGGTCGCCATGATCACTACGGCTTTCGGGTTAATTATCGCCATCACAAGTTATGTGTTTTACTTCATCTTGGACAAAATAGTAGAAAAGCGAATCAGCATGATGAATACAGCTCTATCTCTTCGATTTTCGTTCTATGAACAAGTTTGA
- a CDS encoding TonB-dependent receptor produces the protein MKTIKLTTLITIILVSYHLMGQERATIIVKGQKNQIIAEEVAERGYIEAGEIVKDIEGMHRIRRGKGSLDYVIRGFQRDNINVLPDGEKIYGACPNRMDPPSSLINLQDLGRIEVIKGPYDVKNQGGLGGTVYLESRKISTGLENYLKLQTGSFSENLVHFRSSYGSDAFKIAVSGNYNSYHPYFKEDKRSLASLYPDVDNPLYIARVSNPIAFNQIQQQLSGPIDLAGRKVFTEVLRYEFPYFFQEDFLQAIPSINRYEYDKRNVMGFRRGADLEMVISPIKNHEFEIKAGYQARDNDITPYLLMDMIWDDMKKVSVAYKQKKVSDVVETITYKIYGNEILHDMTDELRCSSHVVPPGAGTIDPSGCVANFLSREYGMRSWAQSGIRGLKVESEMNLMGKTSIGLDAYIRRWNIETTMRMPYPGHFLIEYPQQLPPINYAQIESLLKGMMGPMIEYNGLTGSIAMMNLRMTNPAVFLQRQIFYRTQATLPDTEAQNISIYLENEEKISKRLTQKFGIRYDQIQIKAKKDRRIVYNLYYPAYEPFAYFKYVEFNTEIPDLNQTFTVFDAEVYLPPKQPQRKYGEGSGYIKWDYEINPSLVTKLGLGYGVRFPDPQELYFAVIRMGRITAPDLVGNPTLKPTRNSQIDVGLETKSLNLKFDFDLFYSKLDNYIVVRNTPDHILGNITRDDPIYFAEINGMKFYQYINHLITYSIGIQRTNLNPANPIGSPLGNHIFGRFGRTFKQVDAVMYGGEARMIYSLTDNYILKGGLSYTRGINETEDTNLPEIPPLKVKLALEYLMNRFSVELEGVFADSQKLVDRNIGERRTAGWGIANLRFSYEINPDRRNLIKLNAGINNLFNRLYYEHLSYLRDLFASGLRIPEPGRSIYVNLEMKF, from the coding sequence ATGAAAACCATAAAGCTCACAACGTTAATAACAATAATATTAGTTAGTTACCACCTGATGGGACAGGAACGGGCTACCATCATCGTGAAAGGTCAGAAGAACCAAATCATTGCCGAAGAAGTAGCAGAGAGAGGTTACATAGAAGCTGGTGAGATTGTAAAAGATATTGAAGGAATGCATAGAATCCGAAGAGGTAAAGGTTCTTTGGATTATGTCATTAGAGGCTTCCAGAGGGATAACATCAATGTTTTGCCAGATGGAGAAAAAATCTACGGAGCATGCCCCAACCGAATGGATCCACCATCTTCTTTGATTAACCTACAAGACTTGGGAAGAATCGAAGTCATAAAAGGTCCTTATGATGTAAAAAATCAAGGAGGTTTAGGGGGTACTGTCTACTTAGAATCCAGAAAAATTTCTACTGGCTTAGAGAATTATCTTAAATTACAAACGGGAAGTTTCAGCGAAAATCTGGTACATTTCCGTAGTTCCTACGGCAGCGATGCCTTCAAAATAGCCGTAAGCGGCAACTATAATAGTTATCATCCTTATTTTAAGGAAGATAAGCGCTCCTTAGCTTCTTTATATCCTGATGTAGATAATCCCCTTTATATAGCACGAGTTTCGAATCCAATCGCATTCAATCAAATACAACAACAACTTTCTGGTCCAATTGATCTTGCAGGTAGAAAAGTATTTACCGAGGTTTTAAGATACGAATTTCCATATTTTTTCCAAGAAGACTTTTTACAAGCTATTCCATCAATAAATCGCTATGAGTATGATAAACGAAATGTGATGGGATTTCGTAGAGGTGCAGATTTAGAAATGGTAATTTCTCCTATCAAAAATCACGAATTCGAAATTAAAGCGGGTTATCAAGCCCGTGATAATGATATTACTCCCTACCTCTTGATGGATATGATTTGGGATGACATGAAAAAAGTCTCAGTAGCATACAAGCAAAAGAAAGTATCAGACGTAGTCGAAACCATCACTTATAAAATCTACGGAAACGAAATCCTCCATGATATGACCGATGAGTTGCGTTGTTCTTCACACGTAGTTCCTCCTGGAGCTGGAACCATTGATCCCTCAGGATGTGTAGCAAACTTTTTATCTCGTGAATATGGAATGAGGAGTTGGGCACAAAGTGGTATCCGTGGTTTGAAGGTTGAAAGTGAAATGAACCTCATGGGGAAAACTTCAATTGGTCTTGATGCTTATATTCGAAGATGGAACATCGAAACCACAATGAGAATGCCATATCCTGGGCATTTTTTAATAGAATATCCTCAACAACTACCTCCCATCAATTATGCTCAAATTGAAAGTCTTCTCAAGGGAATGATGGGACCAATGATTGAATATAATGGTCTTACAGGATCAATCGCAATGATGAATTTGAGGATGACTAATCCTGCTGTATTCTTACAACGACAGATTTTCTACCGAACACAAGCAACACTTCCCGACACAGAAGCCCAAAACATTAGCATCTATCTTGAGAATGAAGAAAAAATCTCCAAAAGACTAACCCAAAAATTCGGAATTCGTTATGACCAAATTCAAATCAAAGCTAAGAAGGACCGAAGAATAGTTTACAATTTATATTATCCTGCCTACGAACCCTTTGCTTACTTTAAGTATGTGGAATTCAATACCGAAATCCCTGATTTGAATCAAACCTTTACTGTGTTTGATGCGGAAGTTTATCTACCACCAAAACAACCTCAAAGAAAATACGGCGAAGGAAGTGGTTATATCAAATGGGATTACGAAATCAATCCTTCTTTAGTGACAAAGTTAGGTCTGGGATATGGAGTTCGCTTTCCTGATCCTCAAGAACTGTATTTTGCCGTCATACGAATGGGACGTATTACAGCTCCTGACCTCGTAGGGAATCCCACTTTGAAACCTACAAGAAATAGTCAAATTGACGTAGGATTAGAAACCAAATCACTCAACCTTAAATTTGATTTTGATTTGTTTTATAGCAAATTGGACAACTACATCGTAGTTCGAAATACACCAGATCATATTTTAGGAAACATCACACGAGATGATCCCATCTATTTCGCTGAGATCAACGGAATGAAGTTCTATCAATACATAAATCACTTGATTACCTATTCGATTGGAATACAGAGAACGAATTTAAATCCCGCTAATCCTATTGGTTCACCCCTTGGAAATCATATTTTTGGTCGATTTGGACGAACCTTCAAGCAAGTGGATGCAGTCATGTATGGTGGAGAAGCCCGCATGATATATTCCCTTACTGACAACTACATCTTGAAAGGAGGACTCTCCTACACTAGAGGTATCAACGAAACCGAAGATACCAACCTGCCCGAGATCCCACCCCTCAAAGTAAAGTTGGCGTTAGAATACCTCATGAATCGTTTCTCTGTAGAATTAGAAGGAGTTTTTGCTGACTCCCAAAAACTCGTTGATAGAAACATTGGAGAAAGAAGAACAGCAGGATGGGGAATAGCGAATTTGCGTTTCTCATACGAAATCAATCCTGATAGAAGAAATCTCATTAAACTCAATGCTGGTATCAACAATTTATTCAATCGATTGTATTATGAACACCTCTCATATTTACGAGACCTATTTGCCTCTGGGTTGCGAATTCCTGAACCTGGAAGAAGTATATATGTAAACTTAGAAATGAAATTTTAG
- the purD gene encoding phosphoribosylamine--glycine ligase produces MNVLLIGSGGREHAIYTKILQSPLLEEIYVYSGNGGIPEQNRLRKEDVGDLFEDNYRKLIRWIREHEIDLVIVGPEQPLVDGIADAIKEYCLVFGPSREGAKIEGSKSWARAFMERFGIPSTKYQVFTQSKEAIEYLDHISPPYVIKADGLAAGKGVTVTENKEEAIQKIIQIVDHKIFGPYPVVIEEFLEGKEASVFGFCDGEKAILMQAARDYKRAHDNNQGPNTGGMGSVTPVEYVDNHLMEFIQNEIFNKVIKGFQELGIKYHGILYAGLMIKDNTARVVEFNCRFGDPEIQALLPVLEEDLLKLCWNTASGTLSKEPLKFQNKVSMTVVLAANGYPNNYTKNIPLNKILDSVPEDIFIFHAGTEYDPTTKTYYNTGGRILNITSTGNSIEEVRTKIYSFLDNYRIPNTFYRKDIGILY; encoded by the coding sequence ATGAATGTTTTATTGATTGGGTCAGGTGGTCGAGAACATGCTATCTATACGAAAATTCTGCAATCCCCTCTTCTTGAGGAAATATATGTTTATTCAGGAAATGGTGGGATACCTGAACAAAACCGATTGCGAAAAGAAGATGTTGGTGACTTATTCGAGGATAATTATCGGAAGCTGATACGATGGATTCGGGAGCACGAGATTGATTTGGTTATTGTAGGACCCGAGCAACCATTAGTCGATGGTATAGCTGATGCCATAAAAGAGTATTGTTTAGTTTTTGGACCATCTCGTGAAGGGGCTAAAATTGAAGGTTCAAAATCCTGGGCTCGTGCTTTTATGGAACGATTCGGCATACCATCAACGAAATATCAAGTATTCACTCAATCCAAAGAAGCAATTGAATATTTAGACCACATATCCCCACCTTATGTTATTAAAGCTGACGGTTTAGCTGCTGGAAAAGGTGTTACAGTTACAGAAAACAAAGAAGAAGCCATCCAAAAAATTATTCAAATAGTTGATCACAAAATTTTTGGTCCTTATCCAGTAGTAATTGAAGAATTTCTTGAGGGGAAAGAAGCTTCCGTCTTTGGATTTTGTGATGGAGAAAAAGCCATTTTAATGCAGGCTGCACGTGATTATAAAAGAGCTCACGACAACAACCAAGGTCCAAACACAGGCGGAATGGGTTCTGTTACTCCCGTTGAATATGTCGATAACCATCTGATGGAATTTATACAAAATGAAATATTCAATAAAGTGATAAAAGGATTTCAAGAACTTGGTATCAAATATCATGGTATATTATATGCGGGCTTGATGATAAAAGATAACACTGCTAGGGTTGTAGAGTTCAATTGCCGTTTTGGTGATCCTGAAATCCAAGCATTACTTCCAGTCTTAGAAGAAGACCTTTTGAAGCTTTGTTGGAATACTGCAAGTGGCACCTTATCAAAAGAACCATTGAAATTTCAAAATAAAGTCAGTATGACCGTTGTCCTCGCCGCCAATGGTTATCCAAATAACTATACGAAAAACATCCCTTTGAACAAGATTTTAGATTCAGTTCCTGAGGACATATTTATTTTTCATGCCGGTACTGAATATGACCCAACCACCAAAACTTATTATAACACAGGGGGAAGAATTCTCAACATCACATCTACAGGTAACTCCATAGAAGAAGTCAGAACAAAAATATATAGCTTTTTAGATAATTATCGTATTCCTAATACTTTTTATCGTAAAGATATAGGAATTTTATATTAA
- a CDS encoding SpoIIE family protein phosphatase, giving the protein METFINETIKNETDGQFEIDEVLVIEEQKEDLIDPSAFLEIKEIQSPIFSANEVGKVCLTIPKLKSLTGYDYSRLPLETTNTSVIYEIFHHHPKLDFLPIVNENGWIKGYFTRKSFLSLISENTFNRELLFRKDVTIKNLYNQNVICLNAYSSLTEASEILMSRPPQIRFDPFVVTLDRKFFGISTVDNVLLGMNTFIKRDLEAVKESQLSLMNFYEQHHKRIEKQLEYTDFLRLLLGPGGDYVYKYEIDDNYSLVVLIDVCGKGLKAASMILVIISILNKIIQDFIRKNNISYRNFYKALQDLNDEVAISTSKELYATGVFILVNKKNKVMTVYDYGHGMLWLKRNHKVYALKSETKSNEAVFLGLFENTVIEPVSYKLKEGDIVFSCSDGLTEQLNDEKIMFMEILPDVLNKFGKDVQKNKKILLKSWSEFRKNRKIRDDISFFIFKV; this is encoded by the coding sequence ATGGAAACATTCATCAACGAAACTATTAAAAACGAAACTGATGGACAGTTTGAAATTGATGAAGTGTTAGTTATTGAAGAACAAAAAGAAGATTTAATTGATCCTTCAGCATTTCTTGAGATAAAAGAAATTCAATCCCCAATCTTTTCTGCTAATGAAGTTGGGAAGGTTTGTTTAACAATCCCAAAGTTAAAATCATTAACAGGTTATGATTATTCAAGGTTGCCACTTGAGACAACCAATACAAGTGTGATTTATGAGATTTTTCATCACCATCCTAAGTTGGATTTTCTTCCCATCGTGAATGAAAATGGTTGGATTAAAGGCTATTTTACAAGAAAATCATTTTTATCATTAATCAGTGAAAATACATTTAATCGGGAATTATTGTTTAGAAAAGATGTTACAATCAAAAATCTTTACAATCAAAATGTCATATGTTTGAATGCTTATTCTTCCTTGACAGAAGCTAGCGAAATCTTAATGAGTCGTCCTCCTCAGATACGGTTTGATCCCTTTGTTGTGACGTTAGATAGAAAATTTTTTGGTATCTCAACCGTTGATAATGTTCTTCTGGGAATGAATACCTTCATAAAACGTGACTTGGAAGCTGTCAAAGAATCTCAACTTTCATTAATGAATTTTTATGAACAACACCACAAAAGGATAGAGAAACAATTAGAATATACAGATTTCTTGCGTCTTTTGTTAGGTCCTGGGGGGGATTACGTTTATAAATATGAAATCGACGATAATTATTCTTTAGTTGTTCTGATTGATGTATGTGGAAAGGGATTGAAAGCGGCATCAATGATTTTGGTAATCATTTCTATTTTGAATAAAATTATACAAGATTTTATCAGGAAAAATAATATAAGTTATCGAAATTTTTATAAAGCCTTGCAAGATTTGAATGATGAAGTAGCAATATCAACGTCAAAAGAACTTTATGCTACTGGTGTGTTTATCTTAGTTAACAAAAAGAATAAAGTTATGACTGTTTATGATTATGGTCATGGAATGCTTTGGCTTAAAAGGAATCATAAAGTTTATGCATTGAAATCAGAAACCAAATCGAATGAAGCTGTTTTTCTTGGTTTGTTTGAAAACACAGTCATTGAACCAGTTTCTTACAAACTAAAAGAAGGAGATATTGTATTTTCTTGTAGCGATGGGTTAACTGAACAACTGAATGATGAAAAAATTATGTTCATGGAAATTTTGCCTGATGTTCTTAATAAATTTGGAAAGGACGTCCAAAAAAATAAAAAAATATTATTAAAAAGTTGGTCCGAGTTCCGAAAAAACCGCAAAATTCGAGATGATATTTCTTTTTTTATTTTCAAAGTTTAA